GCCGCCGGAGGAGTTTCGATATCGTGGCAAATTTAAAATATCAGTGCTGATTTCTTTATCAGCATTATTTTCGGAATTTTCGGTCGCTTCAAGCTGGGTCACCAATGATTTATAAAGTATATCGGCCAGACTATTAGTTGAGCTTCCCGAAACTTTTCGAGCCAACTGTTCGTCAAACATTTCTGTATAAATGCCCTGGCCGAGTCCACCCGATGTCAAATCCGATTTCGGAATTGTCTTGCGCATCGCCTTGAGCATATGTAAAACAAAATATGATTCAAATTCTTTAGTCGCTTTGCGCAATCGATGCTTTTTAATCTCCAATGATTCATCACCGGAGATTTTTCCGAACGACTGTTTTTTAATCGCTCCCAGGTTCATTTCTGAAGGACTAATTTTCATTTACATCAACACCAATTCGGCTCGTAAAGCCCCGGTTTCCTTTAAGGCCTGGAAGATAGCGATAATATCCCTCGGAGTCGCTCCAATGCTGTTGAGGGCGCTGGCAATCTGTGAAATTGTAACGATCTCAGGCAACTGAATAATTCGCGCCAACTCCTCTTCGACCGACAAGCGCGATTCGGATGTGACAACCGTCTCCCCATCGGAAAAAGGATCCGGCTGCGATATGACCGGCAGAGTTCTGATATTTATTGTTATGTTACCATGAGCCATGGCTACAGGCGAAATCGATACATTTTGGCCTGCCACAATCGTACCGGTTTTTTCATTGATGACAATTTTGGCAACCACGTCGGGAGAAACCCGCAAGCGGCCCACGCGGGATATGAAATTTATTTTATCATTTGGATGTGCCAGTGAATCGGGGACCCTGACTCTGACGGTTCCTTCATCAATAGCATAAGCGCAAAGGCCGTACTTCTTGTTAATCTCGTTGACTATTCGTGATGAAGTCGTATAATCAGGATTGATTAGCGACAGGAATAAATCCTTATTATTTCCAGTTTCGGGAGGTTGGCGTTCGACTAAAGCCCCGTTGGGAACTCGTCCAACCAGAGTATAATTGTTCACGATCTTATTGCCGTCTTCCAATTGAACATTAAAACCGCCAATCGACACCGCACCCTGAGCCACCGCATAAACGGTCCCGTCTATCGATGAAAGAGGCGTCATCAAAAGAGTTCCACCTTGTAATGATGAAGCGTCCCCGACCGACGATACGGTCACGTCTATTCGTGAGCCCGGTTTGGAGGCCCCGGTGATTTTGGCCGTCA
This genomic interval from Candidatus Zixiibacteriota bacterium contains the following:
- a CDS encoding flagellar basal body P-ring protein FlgI; the encoded protein is MDLLKKILTFVVLLSLLGASVMGSSVRIKDISRIQSDAEMDLIGYGLIIGLDGSGDGKGTQFTIQALVNMMERMGLTVDAKQVKVKNVAAVMVTAKITGASKPGSRIDVTVSSVGDASSLQGGTLLMTPLSSIDGTVYAVAQGAVSIGGFNVQLEDGNKIVNNYTLVGRVPNGALVERQPPETGNNKDLFLSLINPDYTTSSRIVNEINKKYGLCAYAIDEGTVRVRVPDSLAHPNDKINFISRVGRLRVSPDVVAKIVINEKTGTIVAGQNVSISPVAMAHGNITINIRTLPVISQPDPFSDGETVVTSESRLSVEEELARIIQLPEIVTISQIASALNSIGATPRDIIAIFQALKETGALRAELVLM